AATTCCGGTCTCAGTTACTACTCTTAGCACCCATGGGCGCTGTGTGTGGACCAGATGATCACCGATTAAGTGCTGGGgttatatttttaagagaaggCTGGGATGATCTGTTCCCAAACAGAAAACCAGGAACCACATCCATCTCACTACAGATGCAGACAACATCACTGTCAAACCGTTGGTTGTATATTTTGACAAAGTTATAAACGCATATTAACCATAACCAGTTCTAAAAGTGAATAGTctcttattctttaaatatttttactataaaaaatGTACAAGATTTGTTACCTCCATTACttattttgataaaaatctcCTTTTTGTggtgttcctccctccccccaaatgaagaaaatgatcaGATAACAAGTTTTCAGATTaacaaagaatatattaaaaacatctgACATTCTTTCCACAATTGCATAAAAAAGGCAGGCATCCTGAATACGTACAAAGGAGTAAGGACCTTTCTACACTTCCCAAAATTAattacaatcagaaaaaaaaagattttcaagaaTATCTTTCCTAGCTAACGCATTTCAGTATGAAAAGACCAACTTGCCTTATACCAAGTATTTGCCCACTGGCTGAGTTAAACATTCTTAAAAAAACACTTTACTGCATAAAGCAATTTATCtgtctttcattattttacatcttaacatttaaaatagtCAAATGAGAGGAAGCCTATTTTTCTGACCACCAAAATAAACTCTTCCAAGCCTAATGCTTTTAAGGTACAgtataaaaagtaatagaaaaaccAGAACTGCATTATAAATGTTTTTGgttcaaaattttatttgaaaacttatGTTCCTTGCCTAGACAAAAATGTGGACAAGACAAAACActggcaatttttaaaatctaacagATATGCAGAGCCTATAttagatcaaaaatatttttttttttactaattaatgttattaaaaaatcttcaaaaatgtaGCATAAAGATTCAAGTCCTGGGATACTGAGTTTACAATGCCAAGATCCCATGTATCAGGGAATTATCCACCCAGCCTCCAGCAGCCATAAATAAGCATTACTCTGAAGGGAACTGTCTTCTTTTGAAGTGATAGCTACCAGGGTGTTCTGAGTAAGAAATACCACATTACGCAGGGAATGAATTCAACAAACAATAAACCTATCCTAATGTTTCACAGAAAACCACATGCTCTTGCTGTCTTTAAAACGCATAGGTTTGTTCAAGGAAATCTAAAGATGGCGATAATCAATAATggcaacttaattttattttctccatcaaatttaagaacaaaaataGGAAGTAACCATATTTGGGGACTTTTGATAGtttccaaatgaaaaaataaaaggcaaaatttcACATGTAGTTTCTACAGTGTACAAAGTCAATTAGAACTTTATAAAAATGcttgtgtttccataaaaaagaaagaatctctTTCCTACTATTGGTATGGAATGCAGGTTATGAGACTATGAACAGACTTCTGCCAGAGGACCAGTTTAAGTATTCGGTAGAGTATTTCTCAGTCACAGTAGTTGATTTTCTTATCTGAAAGAAGAGCttgcaaaaaaattaataaacttggAGGCTTTACCATCAAGGTCCATCATTACTTTGAAAGAATTTAGGGGTTTCGACaatatttctacttctgtgtatctcacttccccacccctgccaatgaaataaaaattcttttcctttttaaacatccCAATGAACTCTGGATTATACCAACTCAAAGGCTTTAAATTACAACTTAcacaaaataggaaaacaaaaaaagaagcccaAGTGCTATGGGCCAAAATAAGTAGCAGAAACTAACTGTGGACCCTTGAGAGTACTTTCATACACATTTATGAAATATTCAGCAGTGCCTTAAAGAAGGATGGTTTCATTATGGACATTTTACCACTGTAAACTCcaaaaaatcttaacagaaatCACAATACAAAGAGGCAGGAAAACTGATGACTGTACAGGTTGTTCTTGAAAAGGGTGTGGAGACTGCGGTGTGGCTCCTCCCTTTGCTTCAAGTCTCTGAAAGTGAACAGTAATTCGGGATTTAGAGCAGCTGCACTCACTCTGGGGGGTGCTGTATAAGTACATGTCCTGACCTTACATGTTATACTAACGTTAAATTCAAAATTTGTGCTGTATGCTaactgtccccattaaacacagTTTCAATCTGTGATGGCACAAACCAGGGGAAGCAAACCTGCACAGCCCCTCGATGCTGGTCTGAATTCAGGGCCCTGGTGGGTGCTCTGACCACCACGCCCACCACCACCAAAGCTTTGGAAACCAAGGTGGAGGGCTTCCAGAAATCCCCATGCTTTCCTTTCCTGAGTCTTCCATCACTAATTACATGAAATGACCTAAGAGcaagttttttgttattttatataaacCTAAGTATTACTATTGCTGATTTAAATCTCACGATTTTCATACAAAAAAGGTTCTAAATAACCACAaaataccaaatatttatttttatcaagtgTCAGGATATCTTATTAAAGTTgaggtttatcttttttttttttaattttattgctgaAGTACTCTAGGATCTTAATACTGCAAACTACTCCACTTTGTTCTGATATGTTTGGACTTGAGAACATGGCTAAGATGTACGAACTTAGGTTTCTTCATAGAATCTAAAGAAGAAATACTTTCATAGTGTTTCAATAActgaaaatcagtaagaaaaaaccAAACCACCTCAAGTAGATTATACTGACACCATGGGATGAGGAACCATGCAAACAACCAAGAACAAACTTCCACATTAATAAAGGCATTACTGAAGGTCCAGAAGCACAGGGCTTTTGGGAGTTTTCCTAGGTTGAGTAAGGACATTTCTCATTAATATCAGTTCACCTCAAACTTATATTCAAGCATAATGATTTGCaacctttattattctttttttttaaatattttgtttcttatgaCACAGTTCACGATTCGGGCTGAACTCTGGAGACCGGAGCTTGTCTCCAGGGCTGAGAAGTCTTTTAGTTGTGGGTCTGCTCGTGGCTCCAGAGGCTGAAGGCCGTTTTGAATGTCCTGTGGCAGAGCTTACACATGAACTGTCTTTTAAAAGTGATGGCGGAGAGGGGGGGCGCGTGGTAGAACAGCGTGTCTGACTCTCGGGGCGCGAACAGCTTGTCGGCCGTGGGAGTGGGGGTTTCGGGCAGGCCTGTGGGGCTGTCGGGCTCCAGGGGCTGGATCTTGGGCAGCGGTGGGGGCAGCGGGGGCGGCGACGGGGAGCCGGCGGGGCCCGGGCCAGCCTCAGGTTCCCGGTGCGCAGGGTCCTCAGAGGCCTGGGCCATGTGGGACTGAAAGTGGCTCCAGAGCCGGAAGTTGGTGCGGAAAGCCTTGTTGCAGACGTGGCAGATGAAGGGCTTCACGGAGCACAGCAGCTCCTGGTGCCGCTCCAGCTGCTTAGGTGCCGGGAAGGTCTTGCCGCACTTCTCGCAGGGCCACAAGTCCTTGGGGGCCGCGCCGGCTTCGGGCGCCTCCTCCTCGGCCTCCTCCGGCGGCTCCTCTTTGACCTGGATCTTCAGCGGCTTGGAGAGGCTGAGGTCCTCGGGGAGGCAGGTGGAGTCTTCGGAGTCAAAGTTCACAGGCTCAGGGCCGCGGCCGCCCCCCGCGGGGTCGTCTTTGGCGGCAGTGGCCGCGGGGTCGGCTCGACCAGGCTCGGGCGGGACAAGGGGCCGGGCAGGGCCGGTGGCCTCGCCGTTGAGGTCAGGCCGGGGTGGGGAGGTGCCGGCGGCCGGGGCCATGCTGTTCTGATTGTGTACTTCCACCTGGTGCCGCCAGATGCTGAAGGCCGACTTGAAGGTGCGCATGCACTCCAGGCACGTGAGCTTGCGGAACTCGCACTTGCCCTCGTGCTCGCGCTTGAGCTCGGGCGAGAAGAACCTGAGGCTGCAGTAGGGGCACACCGTAGCAGTGCGGCACAGGCGCTCGTGGTTGCCTTGCTCTAGGAGAGAAGAGAGCTTGGCGTTACAGAGGCGGCACAGATAGAGCTCCGGGCCGCCCGCTGCGCCCCCGGGGGCCGCGCGCTCCCTGGGCCGCGCGGCCCTGGCAGCCCCAAGGGCCTTCTCCCCCGGGTGCATCTTCACGTGCTGCTTGAGCTGGGAGAGGAAGCGGTAGGCCTTCCCGCAGGCCGTGCACACATACGCGCCCTTGGCCCGGGAGCGCAGGCCCCGTTTGAGGACCTGCGCTGGGGAGCCGCCAGGGCCCTGGAAGCCCGGCCGGCCGCGCCGCAGCTTCAGGATCAGCGCTTTCTTGATCTCCCGCTCTCGCACAATATCAATGAGCTTCCTCTGGAACTTCTCGTCCAGGACAGCATGGGAGCTGGCGGCCGGAGCCGGATTTTTCACCACCCCGTGCTGCGTTTGGCAGTGCGTCCACACTTTGAAGTTGGTGTGAAAGCGCTTGTGGCAGATGTCGCAGGCGTACGGCTTCTCGGGGTTGTGGTACATGTTCACGTGCCGGTGCAGGCCCGCCGTGGATCTAAAGATTTTAAGGCAATGTTTgcatttaaactttttgtttggtCTCGTGCCCTCCAACTCACCGAATTCGTCTTTGTTTAAGTCAGAGCCTGGGAAGTCGGCCCGGAGGGCAGATGGGCTCGAGCCCTCCTCGCGGGGGTCTCCCGAGCCCGGGGAGCCTGGGCTCTCAGCCTTGGGCTGCTTGGCCGGCAGCCTCCTGTCGGTCTGGAACCGCCTCTTGGCCGGGAGTCTGCTGGGGTCTTTCCGGTCGTCTTCTGTCTGTAGCGCCAGGTCTCTCGTGGCGGCCGCGGCATCCCCCACGGTGACGCGAATGATGTCGCATGGCTCCGGGGGGCTGCGCGGCTCGGCCTTGACCCGCACCTCCGGCCCCTGGGGCGCCCCCGGCCGCTCAGCCGGCTGAGAAGCGCTGAAGGACCTGAGGCGGTGAGGCTGCGGGGCAGGGGTCCGGGTGTCGGGGGCCACCGTCTCGCCCCCGTCCTTGGAGGGCGGCCTCTGAGAAGAGAAGGCGCTGAGCACACTGCCGGCCACATCGCCCGAGCCCACGCCTGGGGGAGCCTGCAGCTCAGCAGTGGGCGTGTACACGGGGACTTGGCTGTCCATGGACAGCGACCGGCGCAAGAGGCTCTTGACAAGTGGGCCGCTGCGGTCCACACCCTGGGTCCCGGGCGCCGGCGCCCCGGCTGGGATGACCAGCCCCAGCCTAGAGTAATACAGCAGGTTCCGGTCCTCACCCGGCCCGCTGCCCCGGCCCGCCTCCTTCAGCAGGAAGGGCGTCTCGGGAGAGCCCCGCAGGGACAGGACAGGCGGCCGCGGGCTCCGCAACGCCAACTCCACGGCCACGCCTTTGGGGAGCAGGGCGCTGGCGCCTGGCCTTTCGTCCACGGCCGCCCGGTCCAGCGGGGGCTTCGAAGGTGGTGCCACGGCCCGCTTGGCCAAGCCGCCCCGGCTTGGCTCCTCTAAAGGCCCGGCGAGCTCGGGCGGCCTCGCCAGAACCGCGGGGCCATCTTTCTGCCAGCTTTTTTCAGCTGGCGCCACGTGGTGTGGGGGCTCTGTGGGTTTTGGGCCGGGGGGCTTACTGGCATTTGCCTTGACCGCGATGCTGGCAGAGGGCCGGGGAGGGTGGCTCAGCTCAGGGGTGTTCTGACTCCCGGCTTTCCCGGGGACTTCGTTCCTGCTCTGACAAACGATGACGCTTCTCTTTTGAGAACTGTTCTCCTCGTCCTCGGTGAAAGTCTTCTTTCTGTTGGGACACGTGGGAAAGGGGGCCTGGGGCGTCTTGGAGGCGATGTTGGTCAGGAAGGAGATGCCCAGGCTATAGCCGAGCTCCTGCACGGCAGCCAGGCTGCTCTTCTCCACAAACAGAGAGGAAGAATAGATGTAGTTCAGCACATTGTCAAAAGCATCTGGCTCACAGAAGTCCAGCTGGAATACAGTCTGTGCCTCGTTCTCCTTGTTGGTGAACAAGCTCTGGAAGTATTCACTGCTGGCAGCCAGGACGTTTTTATGAGCTCGGAACTTCTGGTCACCCACGATCAGGAGCGCGTCACACAGCTGCCCTTTGAGCCGCTCCTCGTTGAGGGCGCTGAGGAGAGAGATGGCGTGTGCTGGGTTGATGTAGTGCAGGAGCCCCTCCATGCTCAGCCTTATCTGAAAGACAGATAAAGTCACTGTGAACAAGGCCGTGCGACGCTCCCCCAGGTAAGGGCTCCTCAAGGGCAGGGAACAGCAGCTGTCTTCTCACCAGCAGACTGTGGCCTGACAAAAACTTTCTGGATGAACAATCTTATTTAAATAacacagaaaatacaaagaaacaagtATCACAGCTTAAGTAGGTCATCCATCATTAAAACTGATGAACTTGAGAAACTAAGTCTCTGTAACAAGCATTTCACACCATCAAAAAGGCACCTAGAACTTGGCAGGTATGTAGAGAAGCAATATTTGAAAACAAGGTTTATTATTTAGGGCCCTTATGCATTTGATGCTTAATTCTATTCCTTATTAGATCAGAGTAAGTATGTAGTACCAAACCCTATAAAGTCCACAATTCTTAAAGGAAACAGTTTTATTACTGGATATGATTAAACACAATGTGAATTAACAATAGGCTGTAGAGGTTGCAAAAAACAGATAAGAATTTAGAAAGAGAGAAATCATTTAACTAATTACTATCGCatcaaagtgtttttaaaaagttagaaacaTTATATAGAAAagtttctttactttcttatGCTGAACACCATGTAATCCTAATACTAATTCTTACCAAATTACACTTTCAACAGTAACACAATGGAAAGTTTAGCCTGGAGCTAAACTTAATTATACTAATTCTAAACCTAAGGGGTCTGACTTGAGATTTCACCAAGACTCTTCAAGTCTGTAGGTGAGATCTCAGGGCCTAGTGGCTGGGTGCTGGCTCCGCCCTTGTGGTCAACTAGTACCTGGGATCATCAGGTTCCTCACATGAGGCGGTAACAATTGTGCCCTCCTTTAGGGCTgctctgaaaattaaatgagcCTGTATCTCATACCTGGTAAGGACTTGACAAACGTGCCATTAATTTTCACAAATTGCAGGGTTACTAGACATTTAATTCAGAATAAAAGTGTCTAGATTAACTCCTGATGAAGATGAAGCCATTTCACACAGAGACGATGCTTGACTCTCCAAATCTTTCTCTCACGCAGCTGCTGCCGTAACATCTCATCTCTTTGGGCTGGTT
The DNA window shown above is from Bos indicus isolate NIAB-ARS_2022 breed Sahiwal x Tharparkar chromosome 1, NIAB-ARS_B.indTharparkar_mat_pri_1.0, whole genome shotgun sequence and carries:
- the ZBTB21 gene encoding zinc finger and BTB domain-containing protein 21 isoform X3, encoding MTSNSRWMESQRQRRLRRARAECERKGAWRLPRGRRPIRLSMEGLLHYINPAHAISLLSALNEERLKGQLCDALLIVGDQKFRAHKNVLAASSEYFQSLFTNKENEAQTVFQLDFCEPDAFDNVLNYIYSSSLFVEKSSLAAVQELGYSLGISFLTNIASKTPQAPFPTCPNRKKTFTEDEENSSQKRSVIVCQSRNEVPGKAGSQNTPELSHPPRPSASIAVKANASKPPGPKPTEPPHHVAPAEKSWQKDGPAVLARPPELAGPLEEPSRGGLAKRAVAPPSKPPLDRAAVDERPGASALLPKGVAVELALRSPRPPVLSLRGSPETPFLLKEAGRGSGPGEDRNLLYYSRLGLVIPAGAPAPGTQGVDRSGPLVKSLLRRSLSMDSQVPVYTPTAELQAPPGVGSGDVAGSVLSAFSSQRPPSKDGGETVAPDTRTPAPQPHRLRSFSASQPAERPGAPQGPEVRVKAEPRSPPEPCDIIRVTVGDAAAATRDLALQTEDDRKDPSRLPAKRRFQTDRRLPAKQPKAESPGSPGSGDPREEGSSPSALRADFPGSDLNKDEFEQGNHERLCRTATVCPYCSLRFFSPELKREHEGKCEFRKLTCLECMRTFKSAFSIWRHQVEVHNQNSMAPAAGTSPPRPDLNGEATGPARPLVPPEPGRADPAATAAKDDPAGGGRGPEPVNFDSEDSTCLPEDLSLSKPLKIQVKEEPPEEAEEEAPEAGAAPKDLWPCEKCGKTFPAPKQLERHQELLCSVKPFICHVCNKAFRTNFRLWSHFQSHMAQASEDPAHREPEAGPGPAGSPSPPPLPPPLPKIQPLEPDSPTGLPETPTPTADKLFAPRESDTLFYHAPPLSAITFKRQFMCKLCHRTFKTAFSLWSHEQTHN
- the ZBTB21 gene encoding zinc finger and BTB domain-containing protein 21 isoform X1, producing MTSNSRWMESQRQRRLRRARAECERKGAWRLPRGRRPIRLSMEGLLHYINPAHAISLLSALNEERLKGQLCDALLIVGDQKFRAHKNVLAASSEYFQSLFTNKENEAQTVFQLDFCEPDAFDNVLNYIYSSSLFVEKSSLAAVQELGYSLGISFLTNIASKTPQAPFPTCPNRKKTFTEDEENSSQKRSVIVCQSRNEVPGKAGSQNTPELSHPPRPSASIAVKANASKPPGPKPTEPPHHVAPAEKSWQKDGPAVLARPPELAGPLEEPSRGGLAKRAVAPPSKPPLDRAAVDERPGASALLPKGVAVELALRSPRPPVLSLRGSPETPFLLKEAGRGSGPGEDRNLLYYSRLGLVIPAGAPAPGTQGVDRSGPLVKSLLRRSLSMDSQVPVYTPTAELQAPPGVGSGDVAGSVLSAFSSQRPPSKDGGETVAPDTRTPAPQPHRLRSFSASQPAERPGAPQGPEVRVKAEPRSPPEPCDIIRVTVGDAAAATRDLALQTEDDRKDPSRLPAKRRFQTDRRLPAKQPKAESPGSPGSGDPREEGSSPSALRADFPGSDLNKDEFGELEGTRPNKKFKCKHCLKIFRSTAGLHRHVNMYHNPEKPYACDICHKRFHTNFKVWTHCQTQHGVVKNPAPAASSHAVLDEKFQRKLIDIVREREIKKALILKLRRGRPGFQGPGGSPAQVLKRGLRSRAKGAYVCTACGKAYRFLSQLKQHVKMHPGEKALGAARAARPRERAAPGGAAGGPELYLCRLCNAKLSSLLEQGNHERLCRTATVCPYCSLRFFSPELKREHEGKCEFRKLTCLECMRTFKSAFSIWRHQVEVHNQNSMAPAAGTSPPRPDLNGEATGPARPLVPPEPGRADPAATAAKDDPAGGGRGPEPVNFDSEDSTCLPEDLSLSKPLKIQVKEEPPEEAEEEAPEAGAAPKDLWPCEKCGKTFPAPKQLERHQELLCSVKPFICHVCNKAFRTNFRLWSHFQSHMAQASEDPAHREPEAGPGPAGSPSPPPLPPPLPKIQPLEPDSPTGLPETPTPTADKLFAPRESDTLFYHAPPLSAITFKRQFMCKLCHRTFKTAFSLWSHEQTHN
- the ZBTB21 gene encoding zinc finger and BTB domain-containing protein 21 isoform X2 gives rise to the protein MSFGSFCRSSTSEGKIRLSMEGLLHYINPAHAISLLSALNEERLKGQLCDALLIVGDQKFRAHKNVLAASSEYFQSLFTNKENEAQTVFQLDFCEPDAFDNVLNYIYSSSLFVEKSSLAAVQELGYSLGISFLTNIASKTPQAPFPTCPNRKKTFTEDEENSSQKRSVIVCQSRNEVPGKAGSQNTPELSHPPRPSASIAVKANASKPPGPKPTEPPHHVAPAEKSWQKDGPAVLARPPELAGPLEEPSRGGLAKRAVAPPSKPPLDRAAVDERPGASALLPKGVAVELALRSPRPPVLSLRGSPETPFLLKEAGRGSGPGEDRNLLYYSRLGLVIPAGAPAPGTQGVDRSGPLVKSLLRRSLSMDSQVPVYTPTAELQAPPGVGSGDVAGSVLSAFSSQRPPSKDGGETVAPDTRTPAPQPHRLRSFSASQPAERPGAPQGPEVRVKAEPRSPPEPCDIIRVTVGDAAAATRDLALQTEDDRKDPSRLPAKRRFQTDRRLPAKQPKAESPGSPGSGDPREEGSSPSALRADFPGSDLNKDEFGELEGTRPNKKFKCKHCLKIFRSTAGLHRHVNMYHNPEKPYACDICHKRFHTNFKVWTHCQTQHGVVKNPAPAASSHAVLDEKFQRKLIDIVREREIKKALILKLRRGRPGFQGPGGSPAQVLKRGLRSRAKGAYVCTACGKAYRFLSQLKQHVKMHPGEKALGAARAARPRERAAPGGAAGGPELYLCRLCNAKLSSLLEQGNHERLCRTATVCPYCSLRFFSPELKREHEGKCEFRKLTCLECMRTFKSAFSIWRHQVEVHNQNSMAPAAGTSPPRPDLNGEATGPARPLVPPEPGRADPAATAAKDDPAGGGRGPEPVNFDSEDSTCLPEDLSLSKPLKIQVKEEPPEEAEEEAPEAGAAPKDLWPCEKCGKTFPAPKQLERHQELLCSVKPFICHVCNKAFRTNFRLWSHFQSHMAQASEDPAHREPEAGPGPAGSPSPPPLPPPLPKIQPLEPDSPTGLPETPTPTADKLFAPRESDTLFYHAPPLSAITFKRQFMCKLCHRTFKTAFSLWSHEQTHN